The proteins below come from a single Salvelinus alpinus chromosome 18, SLU_Salpinus.1, whole genome shotgun sequence genomic window:
- the LOC139544679 gene encoding uncharacterized protein, translating into MQEKTLSRKILEEKAKLTAATEEYNTLVPDSAIPSADEILSADLHAWPWELPGLGSCLALGAAWPWELHGQTDLLTKKIAFDRVMLLRQLKEEELIVLKEVKHHWESLKREYENVQDLASHVALDLSRQSWQLNQSEAGSRGLFSMLQRRVSSLRRDQDSVKLIYSKAMGQDTSLLENYFIDDLLEEDLDDIYDSIHYSSDDKESITD; encoded by the exons ATGCAAGAAAAGACTCTGAGCAGAAAGATATTGGAAGAAAAGGCCAAATTGACAGCTGCCACAGAGGAGTACAACACCCTTGTACCAGATTCAGCAATACCATCTGCAGATGAGATCCTTTCCGCAGACCTTCATGCCTGGCCTTGGGAGCTGCCTGGCCTTGGGAGCTGCCTGGCCTTGGGAGCTGCCTGGCCTTGGGAGCTGCATGGACAAA CTGACCTACTCACAAAGAAAATAGCCTTTGACCGGGTGATGCTCCTGAGACAGCTGAAGGAGGAAGAGTTAATTGTCCTAAAGGAAGTCAAGCACCACTGGGAAAGCCTAAAGAGGGAATATGAGAATGTACAAGACCTTGCTTCACATGTGGCACTTGACCTAAGCAGGCAAA GCTGGCAATTGAATCAGTCGGAAGCTGGGAGCAGAGGTCTCTTCTCCATGCTTCAGAGGAGAGTCAGCAGCCTCAGAAGAGACCAGGACTCTGTCAAACTGATATACAGCAAAGCTATGGGCCAAGACACCTCCCTCCTAGAAAATTACTTCATAGATGACCTCCTGGAAGAGGACCTAGATGACATCTATGACAGCATCCACTACAGCTCTGATGACAAGGAATCTATCACAGACTGA